The Aspergillus flavus chromosome 2, complete sequence region AGAATACCGGTAGGTCGCTTGAAAGGTACAGTAAGCCAAAGAGAAAactcatcatcatattgTCAGGAAATacaaattaaaaaagaaaagtaagaaagtaagaaaaatgaaaaagaggCGAGACGCTCCGACTTCATTCCAATCCTAGTTAAACCATCGGACCAATCATCATGACACTCTTTCATTGATTTGGGAATGATACCCCACCTTGGTCGGTTCTCCACCAACGGGAGGGCGAGGATCTTCCCAAGTCAATTTCGCTTAATCCACAACGGTCACACTGACCGGCCAAAGAAATCGCCGATTAGCATGCAGCCAAGCCCCACTGTCCCTGAATTAGTTTAGTATTGGTGGTAGTTGGGTTGCTACTATACAAGAGCACGTCcttttacggagtactctttctccttttatTGTCCAGGAGCTTCGTCCGGACAAGACTTTTGGGCAATAAGCAAATGGGAGAGTGTTGAATGGATCTGATAGCGGATCCAAAAAGAGGCTCCGATCGGCCATCTGGCAATAGTGCGCAAGTAGTAAGTTTACCTTGTTCTTGGTATCATCTCAACATCGTAAGACTTTCTTATAAGGAGGCTCAGCCAATAGCCGCCGGAGTCAACCTGGTGGCCACTAAGGCAGAGTCAGCCAACATTTgctttgttttatttttttttttttttaagtattattgttattttcttgCCCCCAAACAAATTTAACAAAGGTCTTCCAGCCATCGCAATTCTGATCCCCGACAAGTTTCTTTCGGCCTCAAACAACTGCCATCTTTGATTTAGTTCCATCCCGAAACAACACCTGCATTTGGGGGCTGTCAAAAGGGAGGCGACGCATAGATGAAGTGACACGGCATTAGTAAACAATAAGCCGACATGACATCCCTGAGCTACCAAGGACATTGTCGAAAGAAGGTATTACTCTGTGTAGGTAATGAATATCATTTTTCCCTCTACAGGTCGACTAGTTCCCCAACTAGTAGCACATTATTGGGCACACGAGACAACCTTACGGCGCAGGGCCAGATTACTGTCCGGTAAGGTACTGGAACCATACCGAACCAAAACAGCGTGGGAAGATCACGGCAAGCCGCGCCGAGCGGAGCTGGTCAATCCTGCATCCGAGAAAATTAATCCTACATAAGTTCCAAGTTCAGGGAGCTTAAGCttggagaaaaagagaagggggaCAGGTGACCACACACGTTCAATTACTTTGTGCTGTCCTCCGTACCTCCGTGCTCATCCTACATAACAACTTCCGCCCCAACATTTCTCGCTTTCAAGAGTGATATCATCTTATCTTAGTCTATTAAGACGCATCAGCATGGCTGAGTGATTAGCTTACTCTGGAGTAGATTAAGGATGGAATGTTATCGATAGACGCCTGTATCAGGTTGAAAAGTCGCTCATCCggtttaatatatttctaagGAATCTGGATTGGGTCAACGATCCAGCTCCCCTGGTAGAAGAATACCTTGATAACTAGAAATATGCTTTCTCTCCAGCTATTCAGGAGTTTAAATTGGCTTGGTGACTCGTATTCGTTCAGCATCCAAAACAGCCAAAAATGCTGGTTGCCTGGTGCAAAAGTGGATTCGTCCGAGATTAATGAGCTCGGACCATGACAGCAAGAGCCCAGCGCCAAGGAAATAAGGCAGGATTCAAGGGAGGctgatcatcatcaccgagAAACACAGCCatgacaaaaaaaaaaaaacagtaTTCTTGAAGAGAATAGAATACTACATCATGTTCGGTCGGATGCGGGGGTTTTTGGTCGATACTGGATCGATCTAATACATCATTCTACATCATAGACGCCGACCTTGCCGTGGCTACCGAGCTCCACCATCTTGGATACCGCATGTCTCACGACCACGACTGTTGACTTAACTCCGTACTATGTACACCCTCTAGTTTACCCCGGTTCATTCAAACTTTCCTCTGGTTTGCTCCCGTGATGGGAAGATGGGCGCATGGCTCAACATCAGGTGATGGCCGCAGCCCTCGTGTCGTCGAATAACAAGTCCGGGCTTTCTGCACGGGAAGCCTGCATGAGGTCATCCTGCATGTTTATTATttcaccttttcttttggcttttctttttctcccgtTTTCTCGTCACTGTGAGGGCGTGACCCTTGCATGAAGTCGAAAATGTTCCCGTTTGGTCTTGACCTGCTGAATGATCGACTGGAGTCCATTCCCGACCGATTATCTAACGGCAGTCGATCAGCATGTGTTTGACCTCGGTGATTGGGACCATGTCACCACCACTGTCCACCTGCATCAGGTTCATTAAACATGGTCGTAGAGTCATTAGACATGGGTTCCATCGACTGGACGCCCTCCAAACGCTTCACTATGCTTGAACAACACAATATGCGCTATCCTGGAGTCGATCGCATAGCCAAGCGATCCTGTCATTGCTAATCCAATCAGATGATAGTGGTGACTCGATTTGTTGGCACCCACTTTGGGATCTACACAGATCGGATATCGGATCAGAAGCGCATACATTTATGCACTTGTTTTGCGAAGTATGTTGTGAGTCTTACCATCGTTTATAGATCTGGATACGTCGGGGAACGATCGAGATGGTTATACGTATCTCTCCGCCAGAATATCCGAAAATCACCGTGTAGATAGATCGTAGCAGTAGCTATGCACAGTCAGACATCTATTTATATCCCGGAAATTCATTCGCCTGTGGAAATGAGCATGAATCAGACAAGGACGGAGCAATACTAAAACATGGATGTACAGTAGTGTCGGACATCCTTTGTTAGATGAGTTAGGGCTACTACGGCTTGCAAGGGCGACTGCTTTCTTTCAACTCCCCTTCCCTAACATATCGACTAATAGAGTCTAGACAAGCCGTCCCCCAATACTCGAGCCCTACAACCAAATCCCAACATTTACCGTTGAAAAATGCCATTTAATCGAAAGCTATGACCCATGACCAGGATAGCAATATCCACATAGTCCGGGAGTAATAATAACCATGCGACCTAATGCAGGTACAACATACCTGAAACACCCCATACCCATTGTACAACACCAACAATTCCACCCAATaccaaaacccccaaacccagTAAGtatacacatacatacaagatACCGTCCAAAACCAAGGCTAAGTCCAATCCCTTCCTACTTACCCAGAACACGAAACAGCCTGGCATCCGACCAGGCACCAGCGAATCGAACGAGGCGCTGCAGTGGCTGTGCCAGGCTAAACACGTTTCCTGGCGCGTAAAGGAAatgatgtcattggcatgtTGGTTTGGGCCAATTGTGTTGCTGGTCGTTTCTGGTATGCGTTGGAGGGAAATTGGCATCGGCGGTTGTCAGATGGGTTGGAATGTGGCGTGTGGGTTATGCGTGGGTTTTTGTAGGTGAGGCTGAGTAGAAAGTTGGAACGGGCATGGGCACGGGCCAGTTGGGTGGAGGGGGATTTAGTGGGAATAAATAGTACTGTACTTGCGATATTGGGGTCTTACCTGGCATGTTCTGATACGATTTCTTTAGTAGATAGTCTAGGGTActttctataattaatccGGGTGGGAGTTTTAAGGGCTATCGTGTCTTGTGTTGACCTCCTGGTGAAGTAGAAGTGCGAGTTAGCGATTAGAGGATACGATCTAGTGATTATGGGCTATCATATCTTTCTCTACCAATGAAAGGCCTATTCGAGGTTCTGTGTAGCCCTCGGTTAGGGTACTGCACAGTCTCTTTTGTTCTTCCCATATACCAAGGCGACTTTTCCATTTTGCCTACATTCAtcgtgttggtgttggatatATTATAGTACAATTCCATACTAATTAGGATTTCCAGTCGAGCATAATACATTCTCAGAATGGGAAGTTCAGAACTCCATATAAATCTATCATTGAATAGATGTCATGATTAAATACCCCAGTTGAAGCCACTGTAGACATCACTTTACTAAAATAGAAGCCACATCATATAAATCCTCAACCAAATTCCAAGAAGTATACCCAACATGAATCAGTCCAAGCAAACATCCATAATCCTGCCTTTGCCACAGATCAGACACTTATATATCGACAATAAGTCAAGTATCCATTTCAGAAAATGCCAGCAAATTCCAAATCAGTCCACACCAAAACTCGGAGCCATAACCCGCGGGAAAGTCATAATCCCTCAGTTTCCTCAATAGTGCATCAAGAGGACCTCTAAGAGTGTCAAACCGTTCATACCAAGAGATATCCAATGAGGCTGTACGTAAATCCTTCGTCACGGTGACCACCATCCCCAATAGTACCGTAAAGGTATCCAGGCCGTTTGCGATTACTCCTCTGTGAGAAAACCAATTTTCTGGATCATAGAAGTATATAGTCCCGTTCTTATTGTTCAACAGGACGAGCTTGAGACGTATTGCGCCGAAACGAAAGCTAAGTGCGGGTGGGTTgccttcgtcttcgtctgtAACTTCATGATAGTCTTGATTGAATACATCAAAGAGCTCATCTGCTGTATACCCATCAAGTGCCTGCCCCTTATAGGCAGATATGCTCAGATCAGAAGAGTTGAAGCCCATGCGGGTGAGATTAACCGCAGGGAACCCCACATTTAGGAGAAATTTTAtagtctcttcttctgttagATCCGCTGGTAGTTCAGCCTCCGTTGGTTGCCAAAGTGATCCGGGTCCGAACTGTGCCTCCAGCCAGGCTTTGGTGGGGGCAGCTTCTTGAATGATATTGTCCTAGGTGGCTGTTAGCTGATTTGATGTGGAACAACTGAGTAGATGGGACACAAGAGCTTACTATGATTGCTTCAAAGATTTTTGGCTGGCTCTGTGGTCGCCTGAATATAGAGTATGTCTGCTGGCAGGTCTGGGAGAGGAAATATGCATCGCCGATAGTGTCGAGACTGCAGTATACCTGGAAGATGAGTTCTGGTGGGAGGTTCAGAAACCCAGgcattttatatatatagatgtCGCTAGAAGCCGTACTTGAGTGGACTAGATGTTGGGGATATGGTGTATAAGACACGACTTTAGTGCCGTATTGTATTTGAGCCGAGTGGGTTTTAGATTTGATGAGAGATTATAGATGAGAGATTGATACATGAGGGAAAATGGCAAGGGAGTTTGAACTGTTAAGGGAGAAAAGTTTTGTATGACATAGGGCTGATGAAGTATCTACGTGTTTAGGCATAGTGAATGCGTGCGTGCAAATTTCTTCTTGGTGACTAACCTTAGGCAGATATACCATTTctaagaaaagagatattgACATGCCGGGGAAAACCTCGTGGTTATTGTGGCTTACAGTCAActaaaatatctatatggCTGCTAGGTCGTTCCTCGGAGTTACTGAGGTTAGGGCTGTAGCCCCTCTTCTTGCCCGAGGCTGCCAAACACCACTCCTCTCATGATTTACTCCTGTGCTATAAGTCTCTACCAGATGGTATAGACCCTGAATTCCATGCTTGATACAGATTATTTATACCAGGTAGAAAAATTAGAGATTCCCAGGCTTCGACCCAAATTGCAAGTATCCGCAGACTTGTATAACTCTCGGGTATTAAAGCATAAGTGAACAAATCAAACAACAAAAGCAGGACTCTACCCATCTCGGAAACCTGCAAAAAAACCTGGATTATGCTGTAAAGCTAGTCGAAAAGACCATCCAAGAGTCAAAAAAGTTCTAAACGCTGCATGTCCCCCTGAGAAGCCTGACGTGTGGGATAATGTTAAGCTTAACGTTATGCCATTCTTGGCATAACGAGAGGTTTGGAGGTTgagaaaactatatatacaGTAGACCTGTGACCGAAAGACAACCATACACTCGACTCTCATATTAATATCTGGCCAGAGATTCTAAGTATTACCATACTATCTACTCTCTTATCATGAGTCTGTCAGGCAAGATAGCTATCGTGACCGGTGCCTCTCGCGGCATTGGTGCGAGTATTGCACTGGAGCTTGCAAAACAGGGAGCCAAGGTACGTATTTCCACACTGTACCaaatctctagatttaattattaatataagtCTCCCAGGTCATGCTCACCTACGTATCAACCAGCAGTGACAATGCCGTCGAAGAAGTCATACAACAAATACGCAGTCTAAACAACGGCCCCGAAGCCACCAAAGTACAAATCGACCTACACCAGCCCTCAGCCCCCGAAACAATCCTCTCAGCTACCTTCCGCGCCTTTCCCTCAAGCGACAACAAAGTGGACATACTTGTCAACAACGCAGGACAAACACAGTACAAGCTTCTCGCGGGCACAGAAATAGAGGACTACACCTCCATGTTCGATGTGAACGTCCGCAGCACCATTTTCATGGCCAAGGCTGTGTTGCTGTATCTCCGTGCCCCGGGGCGTATTATCAACATTACGTCTGTTGCGGCTCGTCGGGGATCGGTGGGATTTTCTATTTACTCGGCTACGAAGGCTGCTGTGGAGGGGTTTACTAGGGCTTTGGCGTGCGAGGTGGGATCGTATGGCCATACTGTTAATGCTGTTGCCCCTGGGGCTGTGGAGTCGGATATGCTTCGGGGATCGGTGCCTGATGAATTTGTGAAGTATATGTTGGATAACACGCCGCTTGGGAATAGAATAGGGACTCCGGAGGAgattgctgctgttgtggccttcttggctgaTCCGAAGGCGGGTTGGTTGACGGGTCAGACTATATGTCCAAGTGGGGGACTGAACATGATTTGAATTCATGTTTTTGTATACAGCAGTGTACTATGCTCGAGGTGGTTGGTTTGGTGATCAGTGCTTCTTcaaataaagatattttttctGAACTTCCTGATAGCATGAAATAGAAGATAGACAGTTCTCATGCTCACAATTGTATGGGGATCGAAGTTCAAGCATGCAATGGAATAATTAGATCTGAAAGGTTCAACCCATAGCTTTGACTAGAGAGCGAGTTTAACATCTGTTTGTTTCGACATATTTGGAGTTGCATCAGTCATGAAAGCTCCAGGCATTTCTCGCCTCTCTCTATTCTTCTGCGGTTACTTCTCTTCACAGTGTCAGTCTCAAAGGCCCACCACCACCTTTCAAACATCAGCTGTCCAATTTCCCAGCCCGCCATCTCGAACGGATCGCTGCTGTGGACTCTGATCCCCTCTCCCCCGACGTCTTCCATATCATACACCAACCGTACGAGCCCCATTGGATCCTGAGCCGACTTCGGACGTAAATTGACAGGGAGGTTAAACACCTGGATCAATTTATCCCGGGCAGTCGGCCAGGGGAGGAGATCTAGAATCGGGTGATGTGAGATAAGAACTTGAGTTCTTGTCGGATGTAGATGGTCAGGCAGCGTCTCCATGTCAATGTTAGTAGTATCATCTCCGTCGCTGGTTTGACTTGAGCGTATCCATGTAGTAGAAGAGATCGATGAAGGAGGCAGCGAGGATGGTggcgaagaagtagaagattGGGCGTGTACCCGTGGCCGATAAAATGGACTCACTGCAGCCATATCCCAGAGGCGGTTTTCGATGCCTAGCCTCTGGGCTACCCTAACTGCCGCACTTAGAAGGGTAAGGGAGGGAACTTGGAGTAAGTGATCGTCGGGAAACGTGAAATTAGAGGACTGGTAATCCTGTAGATCATCTGAAATATTGTTCGTGCTCTCTGGGTTACTAAGCAAACTAGTGAACTGTACATAATCGCCGTTACTGTGGTCTTGAGTTGAGTTTTCTGGCCCTGGGAAAAGTGGTAATGGAGAGACATCCAAAGGGGCGCCACTTGTAGAGACAAGCGAATCTAGCGACGCTTGTCCCGGGGTTCTTGGAGAAATACTAGCGAGGAATGGCGAAGCAAGCGTGGATAGTTCTGAGGGGAGTAAATGTGGTGCGGCTGGTAAGAAAAGTTCTGTGAAGGCCTCCGGCACCAAAGTGATATCGTTGAATCCGGAAGCCGTACCAGCAGGACAGGACTCAGCGCCCGCTGAGGTTGTTATTCCTTCATCTTCGTAATCTGAGGCTATAATATCACTCTCACCCAAGGTAACTGGAGTCGAGAAGGGAGATAAAACATCTGTCGGGAGACCTGTGCCACCTCTACCTTGCTCGGGTTCCGGGGCAGTTATTTCTTCATTATGCGGACCAACGCTTTTTAGTTGCGCTTCCAGGGCTTGTATtcgatcttttcttctttgtcctgcCATAGTTCAGATTGAAATTTTAGTTCTCAGTTGGGGGATAGAACCTACGGTATCGTCTTTGGGCAAATACATTCAACACTCGTTTCCGCTCTGCCGCATCCTCCGTGATGTCCGGGGCAATTAAATCCCTTTCTTTGCGTTTCCCAGCCATCTCGACTCAAGGATATGTATTCTTGTTCTGACAGAGGTTTAAGCAGGCTATGCGAGGTGGGTAACAACACGAGGATGACTCATCCATGCTGTAGGTTAACGTAAGGGATTTTGCATcacttcttcagcttcaacTTCCAGTGATACGGAAAACCGGGATGTTAGATACCAAAATCAAACGACCATCTTAACGGGTCCATTTGGTATGCCAAACCACTAGTAACTGGTGTAAGTTAAAGTGGTTTGGACAAAACTCCCAAATGCAGGTACAATTCCACGGATTAGTACGTGAAGGTGAGCCAGCGGGCTGCCTTGTTCCAAGTATAGGAGAGGGTTCTAGACCATTATCCAATAAGCCACTTAGAGACATTAGTGGTAGTGGCGATGCCTTCAAGCTTTCAGTAAAAAGCTTCCAGTGCAGTAGGAAAGTTTATTCCGGGAGACTTTCTTTCGGTAATTGGTTCTATCAGGTTCATAGGCTCGAATATTGGGTGGTTTTGTACGCTTGTTTACTTCACAGCCAGTTGAAGGCAAGGTCCTGCCATAATGCGCTTAGTGGTCTTGCTTTCCCCTGGACATTTCAATGGTGACCTATAGCAGCTCGACTGCACTATCTCGGATCCATAGTCCTTGAGTCCGAAAATGACAGCTACAATAAGGCCCTAAAGAATATCTTTAAGACCATCAAAAAAGGGTTCTCTAAACTCCTGATTGAAGGATATCTCCTTCCGATTAGGGAAGCCAGACTATTCAAGCTGTATGGTTGGTATGAACTTGATAGTCTTCGACAAATGATCCTTACTCGATTATCGTCAGCAGTCTGGGACTTATACGGTTGAAGTAAACTTTCTGTATGCGCCACAGATGTATATAAGCTTAGGTTCCCGGTGTCATGGTAAGAATGTCCTGATTGTCTTGTAATATCGGGGATACTGACGCACTACTTGTCAAGACCATCTTTAGCCTGTCTATTGCGTGATATTGCAGCAACAGATATGGCGGTCACTTATGAAGCGGTAGTGGCTGCACCGAGCGCACCGAGCGAGTTTCCGCGCCTGTTAAAGGAGATCAACTCTCAAAGTGAAGCGTTCATCAATGGCCAGAGAGATGCAAGAATGAAGTTGGTCAATGCAGCAGAGTCCTTAGTGCACGCTTTGGAAACACCTAGTGAGACTGTGATGCGGTGCTGTATGGCTCAGGTGCGACCTCTTGCAATCAACTCCTATTCTGTTTTCTTCCATGGAAAAGCGATACCAATATGCTTATTCGCTCTCCAGTGCACCGCGTTTGCATCGATTGAGGCCTGTGTCCATTTAAGGATATTCTCACTAATCGCATCTAGCGATGACCCAAAGGCTGTCAGGGACCTCGCAAATGCTACTGGAGCAGATGAACATTTGTTAGGTTAGATTCTTTGGGTAATATATGGCCATTGCATGGGTAATCAGCGAACTGCAGGGCGCCTGCTGAAGCATTTAGCCGCAATGGGTGTGGTCACGGAGACTGGCCCGGATGAGTACTGTCGCAACGGACTCTCAACAGCGCTGGGCATGGCGCGATATAACGATGCATGGCAGTCCACGTACGCTCTTAATGACTCTGATTCACGCCCGTATCCTAACTTAGTGTAAACAATAGGCCAGTGTCACTTCATTCGGCAATCCATGCGCTTCCGGCATGGCTAGAGAAGAACGACTATCGCAATCCCACTGATGCACGGAACATCGCGTTCACAATGCAATTCAACACCAACCTCCCCTTTTTTGAGTGGCTGCATTCCGATCCAGAACATTTTCCTCTTGCCAGTCAgttcaacagcatcatgtCCACTTACCACCAAGGCCGACCTAGCTGGATAGAAGAGGGATTCTACCCAGTGCATGATAATTTGATACAAGGGGCACGAGACGATGAGGATAATGTCTtccttgttgatgttggtggAGGCAGCGGACATGATCTTGTCGAGTTTCTATCCAGATGGCCTGGTGCCCCGGGCCGACTGGTCTTGCAGGATTTGCCAGCGGTCCTAGATGATATTGTAGCACTGGACCCATCAATTGAGCGGATGGCGCATGATTTCTTCACGGAACAGCCGGTCAAAGGTTAGTATCAACCATATAATCTGCTTTCGCTCCTACATCAACTTGCGTTGATCATTGCCAGGTGCGCGAGTCTATTCTTTTCACACTGTTCTACACGACTGGAATGATAAAGACTGCCAGGCTATCTTCTCGAGGCTTGCCGCCTCTATGGAGCGTGGATACAGCAAGCTCCTTATCAACGACGTTGTTATTCCTACGACTGGGGCACATTGGGAGGCCACCGCTCTGGACATCTTGATGGCAGCATGTTTTGCCTCATGGGAACGGACCGAACAGCAGTGGCACCAGCTTACCGAGTCAGTGGGACTCAAAGTTGTCAAGGTTTGGCATGGGACGGGCAGCGTAGCGAGCGTTATTGAGTGCGAGTTGGCGTAACGAGCcactcttttctcttttccttctctcttccggttttcttccccttgttTGTATCTGCTCTTTCagtctttttgtttctgtcttATGCGCGGACCCTCCTTAACTCTCTGCCGGAGCTTCAATATTGTGAGGAGGCTGGGAACTTCTGTCGAGCATGAGTCCGTGCGAATTGCATGTGGATATGACTACAGCCAAGCGATCTTGGGACGACGAGTCCTGTTTCTTCCGGAAATGACTCCCTCAAGTAAAGAATCATGTGATTCAGCAGAGGCTATCTGAGCTCGTATTGGATGATGGGGAACGCATAGGAATTCCAGCATCCGATGATCCACGTCAGTCGCCTACCCCTTTCTTCTCGTGTATGAAGGGATGGCAGAGCTGCCGGCGAAATGAGGTCACCTTAGCCGGCTATAACCTCCCGACGTGTTAAATGTGCAGTTGCAGAGGGACTCTTACTGTATTAAGAATTTCAAGTAGCAAATCATTGGGATGCTCTGCCAGGGTATGTGGTACAGGGAGTAACATATCTGAGAGGCTTGCAAGAAAGATCCGATCCAAGTAATGGGCCGAAGAGAAGGCATAATTCAAAGAATCAGCCGAGGTAGATCTGAATATTATGTGTCATTGGATTATAAACTGACGCAGCATGGTACGTAAAGCGGCTCCGCTACCATGGCCTTGTGTATGCTCAAAGGTGTCAAGATGCATCTGTACTCTCAGGAGAAACAGGCTAAGCTTAACAGAAGATCAATATGACAGTTAACGCGACGTAATGATCAGCAAATGGCGATCAAGAATCACCGAGTTGGTATGAAACTGACATGCATGACCTGGTCATATAGCGCTAGGACATATTGAAACTTTCTATTCGGTTAGTCATGGTGGATCATGATGACTTGCAGACAGCACAGTCATCAATTATacggagaggaagacgaagggGATCAGTTCTGGGATGCTAGAATTCTCTCATTGTACTCTGGTTAATAATACAGATAAAGAAGTTCTTTTTCAAGAAaagcatcattggtctagtggtagaattcatcgttgccatcgatgaggcccgtgttcgattcacggatgatgcacattctttttgtctttttatACAGACAATAGAATATATCTCCAATTCTCTAAtcaatttccttctttgtttttgaCAAATTGATCTCATCCTTTGCTCTACAGTATATCAACCCCTATACCTATGTGGAGTTCTGATCTGGGTCTATTGAAGCGACATGTACTAGTTTGTACTAAAGGGACTATTTTCAGAAAACCGGGTCCAAATAATTTCCCAGACTGTTCGATGCCTAGCGGTACGGCGATCACTGGATCGATCACCTTTCTCGGCGATTTTATCGCCAGCAGCGCATGACGGGAGTAGTCGTAAGCTGTTGAGGAACCCATGATACCTTACTCATTCTCAAGCAAGGTCCAGGCAAAGATCAGCTTGTACTCCACGGGGCTGAGACCCTTACATTATAAGGAATGCTTCCACTATGATCAACTTACCAATCCATCGACAAGAAGAGGGTGCCTCCACTCTCTATGTCCCTCGCTCATGGCTTCCAACGATGTTAAAAGGGTCTGGAATCAGGGCTAGACCCGAAATTCTAGCTTCATCACTCACTGTCAAGCGTTTAGCTCGCCTTGATGAGCTGAGACACAATGTCATCACAATCCTCTGAGACTCTGGAGCTCAAAGAAGCCAATGCCAGTGTGTCGCATATACCCGCGGAGGTTTCAGATAGCAATGTGGGCTGGGATAGCGATGATGACCCTCAAAACCCAATGAACTGGTCGAACGCCTGGAAAAGGACGATCATCATATTGGTTGCCTTTGCCACGTTCAACGAGTAAGTATAGCCATAGCACCAAAATCTACCCTGACATgcgatgtatgtatgtacatgccCTATGGCTAACATCGGGACACCACCCC contains the following coding sequences:
- a CDS encoding gluconate 5-dehydrogenase; protein product: MLSLTLCHSWHNERDSKYYHTIYSLIMSLSGKIAIVTGASRGIGASIALELAKQGAKVMLTYVSTSSDNAVEEVIQQIRSLNNGPEATKVQIDLHQPSAPETILSATFRAFPSSDNKVDILVNNAGQTQYKLLAGTEIEDYTSMFDVNVRSTIFMAKAVLLYLRAPGRIINITSVAARRGSVGFSIYSATKAAVEGFTRALACEVGSYGHTVNAVAPGAVESDMLRGSVPDEFVKYMLDNTPLGNRIGTPEEIAAVVAFLADPKAGWLTGQTICPSGGLNMI
- a CDS encoding O-methyltransferase, whose translation is MAVTYEAVVAAPSAPSEFPRLLKEINSQSEAFINGQRDARMKLVNAAESLVHALETPSETVMRCCMAQVRPLAINSYSVFFHGKAIPICLFALQCTAFASIEACVHLRIFSLIASSDDPKAVRDLANATGADEHLLGRLLKHLAAMGVVTETGPDEYCRNGLSTALGMARYNDAWQSTPVSLHSAIHALPAWLEKNDYRNPTDARNIAFTMQFNTNLPFFEWLHSDPEHFPLASQFNSIMSTYHQGRPSWIEEGFYPVHDNLIQGARDDEDNVFLVDVGGGSGHDLVEFLSRWPGAPGRLVLQDLPAVLDDIVALDPSIERMAHDFFTEQPVKGARVYSFHTVLHDWNDKDCQAIFSRLAASMERGYSKLLINDVVIPTTGAHWEATALDILMAACFASWERTEQQWHQLTESVGLKVVKVWHGTGSVASVIECELA
- a CDS encoding uncharacterized protein (domain of unknown function-domain containing protein); translation: MAGKRKERDLIAPDITEDAAERKRVLNVFAQRRYRQRRKDRIQALEAQLKSVGPHNEEITAPEPEQGRGGTGLPTDVLSPFSTPVTLGESDIIASDYEDEGITTSAGAESCPAGTASGFNDITLVPEAFTELFLPAAPHLLPSELSTLASPFLASISPRTPGQASLDSLVSTSGAPLDVSPLPLFPGPENSTQDHSNGDYVQFTSLLSNPESTNNISDDLQDYQSSNFTFPDDHLLQVPSLTLLSAAVRVAQRLGIENRLWDMAAVSPFYRPRVHAQSSTSSPPSSLPPSSISSTTWIRSSQTSDGDDTTNIDMETLPDHLHPTRTQVLISHHPILDLLPWPTARDKLIQVFNLPVNLRPKSAQDPMGLVRLVYDMEDVGGEGIRVHSSDPFEMAGWEIGQLMFERWWWAFETDTVKRSNRRRIERGEKCLELS